TAAACAGAACTTACAACAATGCTCCCTGCCCTCCTCACCAAAGAACACTCTCCTTTTTTCCAGTAATTTCCCCTTACAAAACCGAAACCCTTCCTCATTTGCTCCAAGCGGAACCTTCATACCCTCATCCGTCCTCACAGAAGCGCGCCATTCCTTCATCCCCTCTTCCCCGTGGTAAACATGCCACTTGGCAAACGCAACCATTTCACCGGAGTCCTCGTCAACAGCTTTTAGAAAATAGCAGGTGGGGTCTTTCTCCCAGTTATCCAAGACTCGGGATATTTTGTTTGTCCTACAGGGTGAGGCCGATACCTCTTCTGGGGTTCCGTCGATATTCGGCACGTCACCTGTACTGCGGAAGAAGGCACTGGCTCCCATTGCTATTTGTTGGATGTCGACCATGCGTGAGGTGTCGGCTTGGGTGATGGGTTCGATGTGTATTGGCATCTTGCTAGTTCCTTGGGGCGTTGTTTGTTGTCCGTTAAGGAAGTATGTATCCGGTTTGTGCGGtatttattaagattatattGCTGTACGGGAGAATAGAAATGGTGTACTTTCTAGTCTTTATGAATAGGCTTGCCTTGGTCAGCACTTATCCATTATATATCCTTTCGTATCTGCACGTCGGTGGTTCTAGCCAATGATGGCGTGGTTGACATGACTCACGGCGGCCCGATTCGTCGgttcttcggcttcgtctTGGCTGAGTCTGACCTTGATAAGAATAAACTTAAAGGAGTATATCATGGGAAAGTGCGTGGTTAACCATTCAGGCCCGGATTGAACAATTGCGCTTCGAAGGGCTTGGGTTGGGACTTGAAAATTAGTATGTCTAGAACAGCCGCTAGtcataatatatatttcagTATGTTTAGTGAACAGCAAAGCACCGCAATTCGCACACCGGTATTTCCCCGAGTATATAAGGCGGATACTATCCGTGCTTGGCAGAACAGACCCATTGTAATACGAGAATCGATACAATATCCCTATAACCCAGGAGTTCTTTAACATCCCTTGAAGATTTTCGCGATATTGATGGATGCAAATTGGAAGGGTTAAGCCTGCAGGTACTTGTGCCTTATATTTCAATAATTAGAGATGCCTATCACCAAATCAAGGTGCTGTAGTATAGTGGTCAGTACAGCTCGTTGTGGTTTAATCCCGAGCAGACCTGGGTTCGATTCCCAGCAGCGCCAATGGCGCTTAGAACTTGattggtctttcttttttgttcttttttctttctcttttctgtgCCGATTGAAAATAAAGTTCAATTTAGTTTTTATCCTGGCGATCTTCGTTGTGGTGTAATGGTTGGCTTCCTTCCGCCAAGCCCCAGATCAAAATAGACCGGCAATTCTGTCAAATGCGAAATCTAAATAACAACTTACATCGCGTTCTCCGTACACCTAAATGCTAGATCAAAAAATCATTTTATAGCGCATTAGGCCGCGCACCAATCAACACTACGTGACGGGTAGAGCAGATGACAGCCTTGCGATTCACCGCAGGTCGCTTTCGAGACCTCCCTCACAAACGCCCAGGCTACCTAAACCTGACTGTTCAGATCCCGTGGACCTTCTCAGGGTTTCACACATATCTGATCTGTAGTGTGCAGCACCGCTGTACCGCCCAACACCAAATCACCCATAAACACTAGAAACAACCAAGTCCCACACAATGAATACTCAATAGCCTCCATTCACTCCCATCCAATACATCCCcgcgaaagaaaaagagtcAGTTCTCAACTTGCCCATCACATCCCTCGCCGCCGTCGCTCACGAGCCTCGCCCAAGGAGGCAACCACTGGAGCATCTACTTCTCCATTACCGAAACAGACTATGTCCGCTTAGACAGGACACCTTCCTATACCGTCCCGGCTACGGTTAATCCCGGCGGCTCTAAGGGTATCCTCATCGTCAGCCGTGCGGATGATCTCCGTTTAGGCACGGCAACTAAAAGTCGTACGACTTGATGTCCTGGAGGGCCTGAAGGTCAGAGATTTTGTCGATTTGCTTGTGAGAGAGAAACGGCATCTTTATGAGTTTGATAATGCGGGACAGGGGTGTAGATTCTGGGTGTATCATCAGATCGGTCTTTTTTGGGATGAGGGATTGGTAGTGGATGGTGggcaggtggaggaggcgagAAGGGCGATTCTTGTCATGTATCCTGAGATGGTGGAGTGTAGGCTTGTGGTTGGGGAGTATTattctcgatttcttttattcATTTGTCGGTGCTGGTCATTTCTCTGTCAGTCATTCTGTATTGTCTATTCTTAAATCCATCGTGAAGTCTATCTATGTCAAGGAGTCTGGTGACCAAATGATCATTAGCCCTAACTACTAACATATTGGAACGAATCACTCGTCTTTAAATCTTCCAGTATCGCCATAACCTTTATCAATAACTCTAATATCCTCCTTCGATATCTCTCCACTAGCCACCTTTTCCAAAAACTCAATAAGACATTTCGTCTTCGGATTGAAGTCATCAACGAAGTTCAAAAACCGATCCACAATCTTGAGACTCGAGAAGCGGACATTTTCCTCTAAAACTGCAGTCGAATGCAAACACTCGTCAACCAAATGAGAGGCACTATGAATGCAACGATTAACCACAATCCACTGAATCTGAACACCAAACCCCATAACCGCTTCCTCCTGTAATGAGACACCGTTCTCAAGACTGGTAAATGTAGCCTTGAATTTAGAAGTAGCGGATTCGACAACCACCGTAGTCGCGGTTATATTGCTATCCGTTACCTTCACCATCATTGACGGCCAGATCTGCCCAGCCAATATGCGGTGATTGTGTAGTATTTCAACTGTTCTCAATGCGGTAAGGCTGTGGGGGATCTGGTAGTGTTTTGGACCCCGGTCGACATTTGTGTAGAATACTATTAAGGCATGTTAATATGTATTTATGGGGAGTGAGGTGGCTGGGATTAAGTTACATGAGGACATTCTGGGAGCATGATGTGTAAGGGTTCTTGGCCGAAATTGGGGATGGCCTGGTTTATATCACTGCTCATACCGGGGTGGGCACGCTAAATCGTGCTAAACCCCACTCGGGCGCGGCCGCTGATATCATCGTGTTGGATTGGAAATAGTGGCGGGGTCTTATGAGGTTTTATGAGGTATTATGCGGTGTTTGGTCGAGATTATTCTTACATTCTAGGGTTGAGCTGTTGTTATCTCGGGTAACCATCTGAATGTCAATGGTTCAGGCTACTGTCCACCGACGGTGGTGATGACAAAATCACGTAGTAAGGCTCTATACTATCACATTGAGGTACACGATAGATTCCTAGTCGGCCAATCTTCAATCATAATAGCTACTATGTTGTGCAGCCCGTGTCAGAATGAACATAATTTGCCGCAAGGTGAGCTCCTCATGAATGACTTCGAATGGGTAAGCGGGACGCTCGAAGCGTGCCTTCTGTAAACGGACCTCCGTTGGAGCAGGTAAAGACGGTACGCAGCTATCAAGCAACATTGCTGCTTGTAGGATACTCTCTTCCCTTTGAGTGTGTGCGAGTACCCCTCGGGTGAACCGAGTGACAGGCTCATGAGACTCATCTTCTGGGGTTGGCTTGTGTTCAATCAACACGATATTGGTTCCCTCCATTAGAAACATTTCGTCCCCTTCATTGAGCTTCTTTGCAGTCACGCAGCTGTCATAGGGCCCCAGGGACAGCAGAGGGCCGCAGTTATGGGCGGCCAGACTAGATTGTGTCGTCCCCACCATGAACTCAGTAATGGCCTTGTCGCGGAGTTCTTGCCGAAGTTGCTCACCCAATTCAAAGGGCGTGTGCTTATTCCTCTTGTTCCACTTTTTGCACCACCCACATAACAATGGATGAGATTCGCTCACATGTCGGATGTGTCCAAGATGCGTGAGCCCGACTTCGAAAACAAGGTTACAGATTGTTTCTGGAATACCGATGTCCCATGCACAAACATCGACATGGTGCAATTTTAGGATATTGAAGATGCTTAGCGCATGATTCAGCCTCAGAGTATATGGCATGTTACTGAGCAGTCGGACAAATAGATTGACTGTCGTCGCTGAATAGTTTGCCATAATCCTAAGGCCGCGACCATCCTCTTGCATTTTTGCGAGGCCCAGCAGCCCAAAGACACGATCGCGGACATCGCGACATTGAGCCTGCCCAAATTTAATCACGATGTTGTCTATCGTTTTGTTCAAGATGCTGTATTTCCCATCTTTACTGTCTAATTGGCCGAGCACTGTCCTTGTATGTAACCCCAGGGGCGAACTGCCAAGTTGTATATCCACTCCAGTGAATCCCCCGAGAACAAAGTCTCCTCTGACCGCAGTTGTCAACCTCCTGAACGATGACCAAGGTGTAGATTTCGAGCCACAGAAGACAATCGCATCCCGTGCGAGGAATAGCTCCTGGATAATCCATAGTCTTGTCCAGTAAGAGCGCCGATACACCATATCAAGCGCGTTTCCGCTTGATCCCTGCAGGTCTATTGCCTCTTGAGTTTCTTCTGCACATATGTCGAAAACAAGGTCGGACTCGGTGGTTCCGGGTCCTATCCAGACCAGAACCTTCTGTGCCTGACGGTATAGATCACCCATCCGCTGCACCTGGGTGTTACGCTCTGGGATGTCGTCTTGGTTTATGCAGATCGCATCTGCGAAGAACAGTGTGTCTCTCTGCCCACTGCCAGCTAGAACACTGAGAAAGTGGTGTAAGTTGTCGCGGATGAGGAAGGGACCATTGTTGATGAATATTGTTCGATCAGCTGTGCCATCTCCCCACTCGTAG
This Aspergillus flavus chromosome 1, complete sequence DNA region includes the following protein-coding sequences:
- a CDS encoding heterokaryon incompatibility protein-domain-containing protein, whose amino-acid sequence is MASDSSTFAHTALPSDAHYIRLLQFEDTAATEPLRFTLGVYKFSDVPVYNALSYEWGDGTADRTIFINNGPFLIRDNLHHFLSVLAGSGQRDTLFFADAICINQDDIPERNTQVQRMGDLYRQAQKVLVWIGPGTTESDLVFDICAEETQEAIDLQGSSGNALDMVYRRSYWTRLWIIQELFLARDAIVFCGSKSTPWSSFRRLTTAVRGDFVLGGFTGVDIQLGSSPLGLHTRTVLGQLDSKDGKYSILNKTIDNIVIKFGQAQCRDVRDRVFGLLGLAKMQEDGRGLRIMANYSATTVNLFVRLLSNMPYTLRLNHALSIFNILKLHHVDVCAWDIGIPETICNLVFEVGLTHLGHIRHVSESHPLLCGWCKKWNKRNKHTPFELGEQLRQELRDKAITEFMVGTTQSSLAAHNCGPLLSLGPYDSCVTAKKLNEGDEMFLMEGTNIVLIEHKPTPEDESHEPVTRFTRGVLAHTQREESILQAAMLLDSCVPSLPAPTEVRLQKARFERPAYPFEVIHEELTLRQIMFILTRAAQHIFYTNVDRGPKHYQIPHSLTALRTVEILHNHRILAGQIWPSMMVKVTDSNITATTVVVESATSKFKATFTSLENGVSLQEEAVMGFGVQIQWIVVNRCIHSASHLVDECLHSTAVLEENVRFSSLKIVDRFLNFVDDFNPKTKCLIEFLEKVASGEISKEDIRVIDKGYGDTGRFKDE